In Girardinichthys multiradiatus isolate DD_20200921_A chromosome 18, DD_fGirMul_XY1, whole genome shotgun sequence, a single window of DNA contains:
- the LOC124884719 gene encoding LOW QUALITY PROTEIN: succinate receptor 1-like (The sequence of the model RefSeq protein was modified relative to this genomic sequence to represent the inferred CDS: inserted 1 base in 1 codon), protein MSKPFKLKVDASAVGAGAVLLQEGEDGADHPVCYFSSKFNKSQLNHSIIEKETLALLLALQHFEMYNHNQRLMRWALMDQDYKLDIKHKRRAANLVQIVVAPAHFLIPVHASRNYRNHTMVFNCTQTNKELEKYYLLPSYAVEFCIGFPSNLVVALGYIFCLQEWQSCNIYIFNLAISDLVFLCTLPHLCYLYANNAITNSSVCIINRYILHVNLYSSILFMVWISMDRYLLIKHPMKNHYLLRPRVALIVTGLTWLVVNLEVAPMIALMVQDLQRQNSSLCNDFASLKGYFSLLDYSLALTITGYILPLLALCVFSQQIFHLLHMQERAVQHRTSYKRPLRVVMSAAVMFFVLYTPYHVLRNVRIASQKPSAWFHSCTKVYIEAMYILARPLAFLHSVINPVFYFFMGDTFRQLLISKIRKITXQTELKRDLA, encoded by the exons ATGTCTAAACCCTTTAAGCTTAAGGTGGATGCTAGTGCTGTGGGAGCTGGAGCTGTTTTGCTACAGGAAGGTGAAGACGGAGCTGATCATCCGGTCTGCTACTTTTCCAGTAAATTCAACAAAAGTCAGTTAAATCACTCCATCATTGAAAAGGAAACCCTGGCTTTACTTCTGGCCCTTCAGCACTTTGAG ATGTACAATCACAATCAAAGACTCATGCGTTGGGCTTTAATGGACCAGGATTACAAACTTGACATCAAACACAAACGAAGAGCAGCCAACTT AGTACAAATAGTGGTGGCACCGGCTCATTTTCTCATACCTGTTCACGCCAGCAGAAACTACAGGAATCACACGATG GTGTTCAACTGCACACAGACAAATAAAGAGCTGGAGAAATACTACTTGTTGCCATCCTATGCAGTTGAGTTCTGCATTGGATTCCCCAGCAACCTTGTGGTTGCGCTTGGCTACATATTTTGCTTACAGGAGTGGCAGAGCTGTAATATTTACATCTTTAACCTGGCTATCTCCGACCTTGTTTTCCTCTGCACTCTGCCACATCTCTGCTACCTTTATGCAAATAACGCCATCACAAATTCCTCTGTTTGCATTATCAACCGCTATATCCTGCATGTCAATCTTTATTCCTCCATCCTCTTCATGGTTTGGATTAGCATGGATCGTTACCTGCTTATAAAACATCCGATGAAAAACCACTACCTGCTGAGACCAAGAGTAGCCCTGATTGTTACAGGCTTGACCTGGCTGGTTGTAAATCTGGAAGTTGCTCCGATGATAGCCCTGATGGTTCAGGACTTACAGAGACAGAATTCAAGCCTGTGCAACGATTTTGCCAGCCTCAAAGGATATTTTAGTTTACTGGACTACAGCTTGGCCTTAACTATAACTGGCTACATTCTCCCTCTGCTTGCACTTTGTGTCTTTTCCCAGCAAATTTTCCATCTGCTTCATATGCAGGAAAGAGCTGTACAGCACCGGACATCCTACAAGAGGCCACTCAGGGTTGTTATGTCAGCAGCGGTTATGTTCTTCGTCCTCTACACCCCGTACCACGTGCTGAGAAATGTCAGAATTGCATCTCAGAAGCCCTCGGCTTGGTTTCACAGTTGTACAAAAGTTTACATAGAAGCAATGTACATCTTGGCCCGACCGTTAGCATTTTTGCATAGTGTCATTAACCCAGTCTTCTACTTTTTTATGGGTGACACGTTCAGACAGCTCCTAATCTCTAAAATCAGAAAGATAA AACAGACAGAACTGAAAAGAGACTTGGCCTGA